TAAAAATATGCAGAATTGTTGGTTGgttttttatacatacttttTCTTCAAAAGGTGGGTgctaaacaaaaaagaaaaacgttaAGATAAACAAATTGCgtttaaatttgtgagaaaaacACCAATATAATTGTCCAAAAAaacttacataatttatttgtacgtgctgcaaaaacaaatattgtttattaaaaattaaattagtagtggtatattatacatatttccGTGTCCCTACCGCTCATGTCGTATTACTGCGACAGAGAATatgcatgattttttcgttctattcacacgattgctcctccttatttaggtgtagatatattttttacgttttgtAGCCACGCGCTACGGGTATAGTAAATGATATTGAACTAAGAGCAAaagagttaaaaataaataacacacactcattaaaatcataaaaaaatacgttaattGATTGAAAAAACTGAGCTCAGATTAACATTGACATAGATACTTACTCCTGTCCCTCCATATTTctatattaaacaaacaaaatttattataatcattcattaaattattaattattatgttatcggcttcctcacgtaactgtttgacgagtaagTCGATTAGTTTCGCGTCAcgccagaggctcatattcatgagcagcattccgcgacacacgacgtggcgacgttattcctcgtcaaacagttacataagtaagccgataacataataattaatttagtatgtaaatAACGAAAAAAATGAGTTGAAAACATGAGTTACTTAAGTACcttttctgtttctttttttaagggcgaaaatcatccaatgtcttctcccgccttgggtgaggcgagagggagtgtcaaattcttactgaccaaaaaccaccccgttccttctcctgctttgagtcggagccctggtaaccttttacgttgtccgcagctccgatggTCTGGCTTTTgaggaacgcgacgcgccgtaatGAGTTTAGTACCTAGATGGATTCCCCCCACTTCAAAAATAGTACCTAGATGGATTTCCCCCACCTCAAAAATAGTACCTAGATGGATTTCCCCCACCTCAAAAATAGCACCTACATAGATGGAAGTtagaagagattttttttttgttaaaaccgcattacttaattataatttgaatactAACCGCGGCCAGCTGAATCACTTGATCCATTAGTTCGTTGTACGATTGACCCTGAAAATCAAGACTTTCTTTACCGTTTTTTttaggtataagccggtaaacgagtagacagatcaccaggggccttagtctgttattacatttgtgtcagaatggtcgatcattgatcagtgcaagagggaccgagcatacaaccttcatagctccgtccctcttgcactggtcaatgatcgaccattctgacacaattgtaataacagactaaggccccagatattaagcaatcgctgccgccgattgacactcgaaacaccagaggcgttttaagtgcgttgccggccttttgggggtcacttctattaaaattttcagtatGGAATTTGGAATGCTTCGGCACCAATAGGCCggctggaccggagtgataacacggtcccacagaaaaccgacgtaaaacaacgcaagcgttgtatttcgttaccgttgaggttaccggaggcccaatcttcccaatccccgacgtcccaacaacacttaaatcctagcccccaaaaggccggcaacgcacttgtaacgcctctggtgttacgggcgGCTATTGCCTACTAtcatgatccgtctgctcgtttaccggcttaaacaataaaaaaaatgcgtgATATGAATATTTACCTTCAACGAATTTTTTAACCGCTAATCACCAATTTTCTGATTTACATTAAACtgaaaaatgacaatgccagaccctgccccactcaatttcataaatgtacaagaaatgtaaattaataaaaaattgtgcaatgaaaataggacccttggttacttaattattattctgataaacttgcggataaaaattagggaataaaaagaattaaaaaaacccaaggcctatttcctgtttttatcgcgaccatctgcgtttctttgTACGCTTACAAGAtgaacaaaacgagtcattcaataaaaaaaagatttattaatgtaatacaTAGAgaagcaatagaatgctacatttggcatgcctgtaaactatattttttggtggggcaaagctctatagagattctggcattgtcatttgtaTTTTCCATGAAATAAAGCAGGGTGGAAGGAGAAaacaatgtgtttattttttatattaaaaaaactgtctCGTTACTTACGTCATTGTCATTCAATGTTACAAACTGGTCCTCctggaaatataaaattttaacattgaTTAGGTTATGTTAACAAAGAAAACTTACATTACACATTTCATATTTAACAAACGGGTGGTTAAAATGAAATTAGGTCACAGTTAATTGtttatagttaaataaaatttaatattaacctTTGTGAAACAAAccgacataaaaaaaatgatagaagttgtatttatataaattagagTCAAGTTAAAAGTACCCTTAttcgacgagcatgcatgaaaagactgactgactgttgatgaagcgaaagaggtatgtgagattcgtagcaactggcgttccattgtctctgcctggGAGACAGccgtgatgttatgtatgtatgtaaaaattaatactttttcaatatcattgacattattttttactcACCTTTGATACATCTTCGTGGTCctggaaatattaaattttaacattgATTAGGTTATGTTAACAAAGAAAACTTACATAACACATTTCATATTTAACAAACTGGTTgttaaaatgaaatgaagttagagtttatctattatataaaaataagttgggttttccttcctgacgctataactccaaaaagcacgaaccgatttccacggatttgcatttgttggaaaggtatcgggctccgtgaggtttatagcaaagaaaatttaggaaaaaagtaagagaaaagcaggaaaacagggaaaatcatttgtagcgaaacggagttcgctgggtttgctagttgttaatagttatataaaatttaatattaacctTTATGAAACAAACtgacataaaaaaatgataGAAGTTGTATAATGAAACGCAGTTTTGACGGGTACAGAGCAAgtgaagtttattaaaaaagaaatgttgagAACGATTACACAGATTATAACAATCTTACTTTAGTTCCCAGAAAAATCACTAGAGAGCGGTAAATGTTCAATGGGTTGCAATTTTGATACACAAAACAACAAgttgtatttatataaattagagTCAAGTTAAAAGTACCCTTACTCGAGAATGCATACTTTTTCAATATCATtgacagtatttttttactcACCTTTGATAGAGCTTGGACAGCTACCAGGGCAAGAGGAAAGAGGATTATCCACCTCATGGCTGCGAGCCCACAGTAACCCTGCTACTGCCACCACCTTCCACAGCATATATAAAGCCCTGTGAGGACCgtaaaaaatcaatattaatgaTTGCACGGTGCTAAACCAAgacttattttaaatacattcttaatcaattaattttgtttctttaatacaATCGATTATGGATTTGTATCACATATTCTtcgattactttttaattatttctatgtaaatctaatttgattttttatagTGTTAATTggttcttaattaattaatggtttGAAACTGTCGACGGGTATTAATTTCATATGAATACAGCACGAGcgattttttatagtataagccggtaaacgagcagaccgatcacctggtggtaagcaatcgccgccgcccatggccattcgaaacactagaggcgttgcACGTGTGTTGAGGGCCTTTTAGGAGgtaaagaatttaagggttgttgagaaatccgggattgggaagattgcggATGGGGGtaattaattgggcctccggtaacctcattcacacaaccaAACACCAGACGACACAATTGTAATatcagactaaggccccaggctTAATAACGCCCCTTCAGTGacctaaaaaaaatctacataatgaaagtgtgattatttttttacattttattgtattgaaaagtcgaaataatttgtttttcacTGAGTAGAATACCTTATTGACAACAGCTAAGGTTAGTTTTAACCACGAAATGAATACAGAAGTTTCTGTATTCCAttggctgcctcgttggccgagtggttgcaaatgcaactgccgggcaagaggtctcgggttcgattctcggatcgggcgaagtattactgggcttttttcagtttatcgaaaatttctcagtggtagcacggagtctggaaatgtgcccggtatatggcaataagctcatcccctattacatgggacttacaacatgaattgtgaaatgtgggtgtacattggcattatgtgccacaatgtgcacctctgcctaccccttcggggattaaaggcgtgacgtgacTGTATTCCATTCTGTTTTAACAATGACGCGATCATATTTACCAAACAAATGCGAATACGacatttaaaaattcaaaataggTACCGTACGCAATGAAATCGGAGCGTAGCTCGCGTCGGGGGAACGATCGCTGGTTGCCTAGCAACCGCCTCCGGGCGATCTCCATAGACCTAGTACATTGATAGACGGTTAAGAAAAGTTTTTGTTTGGTACATTTTaacatatgaataaaaatatgaagaataagtgttattatttttatctttatgttatatttgtatgtctcaactgcctcgttggccgaataGTTGTAAGTGTGTCTGccaaacaaggggtctcggtttcggttccgggtcgggcaaagaattactgtgttttttttgttctcggagtctgaaattgtgtccagtaggGTACTCCGGTTCTCTAATgtgaagtttcgtttaatcttcggccgtaggttttattgatttactaatagaattatttaaaaaaaaacgtttatgtttaatttcaaatcaaaatctaattatttatcttcatttcattcgttcatttttgttcacataggttcgcaataaatgaaattgtagtatgcaatctgcgaagtattttcgttcattcgttcgttcgttgaatagGAGTAGGCCTCCTGTTCCAACATTGAAACACATGCtacccgccacgcactaattgATTGATGCGAGCTAATTGGTTTGAATTTGGAATGTGTTCTGCAACGGCCCGCCCGCCATGACAGTAATGACGGCGCGACTTTTAATTAACTGCTGCTCATAATCTGTGCCTGGTTTTATAGGGATTTGGGTAAGGTGTAAGGTGAATGTTTCAGGGTATTCTGCGGAATTTTTGTTAGGTTTTGGCAAATTACAGCTCCATAGCGGATAGTACTTTAGGGAAccgagagtaaagttccctaagaaaaggaggatcctccgaccaggcgaggtgatcatgcctggcgggctttctgcccaactgttgttcgttgggattttctatccatgttatttcgcatgtaaacttcatatgtgcgatgcaggatatttgtgacgtcatccgttgatttgctcgtcgatagtctatgtgcgacttctgtcatctgtcacttgttacttgtcaatgtgtcgccacagtacCATGATTCAATATGTAGGGTGACTGGTACTTAGTAAAGGATaattaaacacgtgattgtactcatacaataacaaaatttcgcgcgtgCGTACTTTCACATGATCAGCTGATAGCAGCGAGACGTTCGCTCCCGGGTTATCTGAAGACTAGTACATATTTTGGAACTTAATGCTAATgctgaatcatcatcatcatatcagccataagacgtctactgctgaacataggcctcccccaatgacaaccagataggctggttggaagcaacctgcatccagcggctccctgcgaccgtgatcaggggccttagtctgctattacaattgtgtcagaatggtcgatcattgatcagtgcaagagggacggagctatgtaggttgtatagctccgtccctcttgcactgatcagtgatcgaccagactaaggccccaggtcgtctgtccaccttgtggttTTCCATCTTTTATGGCTTTATGGGGCTTTCCATCATTTAGTTTCAGTTACCCCTACCACGGAACATCTGGCCCTGCCGAAGACTATACTTTACAAACAAACTGTAATGAGTCCCTCTGTCCATCTTCATTAGTCTATGTGCCGCGGAGACGTAGACGTCACGACGCCGGCGAATTTGACCGGCTGCcatcatctatacatataataaaattataacaactccatgtctgtacattacagatatttaagaaaaaataagatgggggatctttattcaaccaatagaagcgaaaaacatgatttaaaaaatttttgtctgtctgtctgtctgtttgttgttcgcttttcacgcaaaaactactggacggattttgatgaaactttttttgttatatagctattagtcctcgctaacatataggctatcctttttttggaaattcgccctttaagggggtaaaaaggggaggagtaagtttgtatgaaactccgtcagttttgaagctaattcgattaaaattaatattcggctatttggttacaaattaagaatgatgcaatgaggatttttggaaaatatgcctaataggggctgaaaaagggggtaagtttccatgaaactccgttaattttgaagctaaatcgCGGAAATACCTAATCCAGACACAGACCCTATTTTACACAGAATCGTCAAAACGAACATGATACATGGCCCATGTGGCACATTTAACAGCAGTTCACCCTGCATGAAAGAAGGCCGTTGCACAAAGAGGTTTCCAAAAAAATTTTGTGATGAAACCGttactggtgaaaacggataCCCATGGTACCGCCGTCGGAGACCTCAAAATAGTGGTTTTATTGCTGAAATAAATATGCGCGGACAATGTGTCACAGTTGATAATCGGTGGGTAGTGCCATATTCACCAGTACTCTCACGTGCCTTTGAAGCTCACGTAAATGTAGAGTACTGCGCGAGTGTAGAATCAATAAAGTACAAATGCAAGTACGTAAACAAAGGAAGTGATCAAGCCACATTTGGATTGCAGAGCAGTGATCGTGATGAAGTGACCAAATatcaatctggtcgctatatcaGTACCTCGGAAGCGGTGTGGAGAATACTTGGATTTTCTATCCACGACCGACACCCAACTGTAATGCATTTAGATGTCCATCTAGAAAACGGACAGCGATTATATTTCAATCCAGAAAACGTACGGGAACGCTTAGAAAATCCACGCCGTACCACACTCTTAGCATATTTCAGTCTGTGTCAAGAAGTCAGTTTTGCACGAACGCTCCTATACAATGAAGTACCGTCGTATTACACGTACAATAAGCAACAAGGAGTATTTAATAGACGCCGACGGGGACAGCCGGTGGAGGGGTTTCCAGGAGTATATCGCGAGCATGCACTAGGACGAGTGTACACGATTCATCCGAGTAATAATGAATGTTATTACTTGCGTCTTTTACTGCACACAGTCCGGGGAGCTACTTcttacacatatttaaaaactgTTAATGGTGTTGAGCATTCCACCTTTCACGAAGCTTGCAGCGCATTGCGTCTGCTAGATGACGATCGAAATTGGGACGACACTCTTGAAGAGGCTAATAGCCGTAGTCAGCGACACTCCCATCCGATTGCGACATTTGTTTGCAATCATGATAGTGTTCTGCGGACTTGCCCATCCAATGCAGCTATGGGAAAAATACCAACGGCATCTATCCGAAGATTTTCGTTTTGCGGCTAGGCGCGCTGATGGAGATAGTGTGGCAGAGT
The Spodoptera frugiperda isolate SF20-4 chromosome 17, AGI-APGP_CSIRO_Sfru_2.0, whole genome shotgun sequence DNA segment above includes these coding regions:
- the LOC118276956 gene encoding uncharacterized protein LOC118276956; this translates as MRWIILFPLALVAVQALSKDHEDVSKEDQFVTLNDNDGQSYNELMDQVIQLAAKYGGTGHVQINYHPPFEEKKTPMALYETKLTSTTTYLGRLHFNYVGGDIHQGHRHGNKNKNKPGKSKTKKEKVKVLDKVS